From the Garra rufa chromosome 17, GarRuf1.0, whole genome shotgun sequence genome, one window contains:
- the tnfaip8l2a gene encoding tumor necrosis factor, alpha-induced protein 8-like protein 2 A, translating into MEAFSSKDMAMKAQKKILSHMASKSVAHMFIDDNSSEVLDELYRVSKEHTGNRNEAQKVVKNMIKIAVKVGVLFRHEKFSADELSVAQDFRKKLHHGAMTAISFQEVEFTFDKNVMMELLANCRDLLLKLVEKHLTPKSLDRIRHVFNHYSDPELLTHLYDPQGKLWPNLSKICGGLNRMIEEGKL; encoded by the exons ATGGAGGCGTTCAGCTCGAAGGACATGGCCATGAAGGCCCAGAAGAAGATCCTCAGTCACATGGCCAGCAAGTCGGTGGCTCATATGTTCATAGATGACAACAGCAGCGAGGTTCTGGACGAGCTCTACCGCGTCTCCAAAGAGCACACAGGGAACCGCAACGAGGCCCAGAAGGTGGTGAAGAACATGATCAAGATCGCCGTGAAGGTGGGGGTTCTGTTCCGACACGAGAAGTTCAGCGCGGACGAGCTAAGTGTGGCACAGGACTTCAGAAAAAAACTGCACCACGGAGCCATGACAGCCATCAGCTTCCAGGAG GTGGagttcacgtttgataagaacgTCATGATGGAGCTTCTGGCCAATTGCCGTGATTTACTGCTGAAGCTGGTGGAGAAGCACCTCACGCCCAAATCTCTGGATCGCATCAGACACGTGTTCAACCATTACTCGGACCCGGAGCTCCTCACGCACCTCTACGACCCGCAGGGGAAGCTGTGGCCGAACCTCAGTAAGATCTGCGGCGGCCTGAACCGCATGATCGAAGAGGGCAAACTCTGA
- the vps72a gene encoding vacuolar protein sorting 72 homolog a — MSLANSRDQRSTAGNRMSKLLDAEEEDEFYKTTYGGFNDESGDDEYRGDHSDTEDEVDSDFDIDEGDEPDSDQEDDAPRRKSRVVTKAYKEPLKVSKPKVKRVSEELKTERPKVERRTIQELQDFGEIRKSVRKSTSEHTRQTNERLQERQLEAPRKRKGALNERVLTQDELLAEAKLTAEINLRSLENYERLEADKKKQVHKKRRFEGPAIRYHSVLMPLVPDANMKEENVDVEGLDQDTPQATPTSSSSTQGAGSLCSRTYITFSDDEAFTSAFPPSARSSPAQPVQEVCPVTHKPALYRDPVTDIPYANARAFRIIREAYQKYIAAHGFPNASGNFSDVSDSPATATKSTRPKAAVKQTLVAT; from the exons ATGAGTTTGGCAAACAGCAGAGATCAGCGCAGCACCGCGGGAAACCGCATGTCCAAACTACTGGACGCTGAAGAAGAAGACGAGTTTTACAAGACCACTTATGGAGGATTCAACGAC GAGTCGGGTGATGATGAGTACAGAGGTGATCACTCAGACACTGAAGACGAAGTGGACAGTGATTTTGACATCGATGAAGGAGACGAACCCGACAGCGACCAGGAAGATGACGCTCCCCGCAGAAAGAGCCGCGTCGTCACTAAAGCGTACAAG gagcCGCTGAAGGTGTCGAAGCCCAAAGTGAAGCGAGTTTCTGAAGAATTAAAGACTGAACGGCCCAAAGTTGAAAGACGCACCATTCAAGAGCTGCAGGATTTTGGAGAAA TCCGTAAGTCGGTGCGTAAGTCGACGAGTGAACACACACGACAGACCAACGAGCGTCTGCAGGAGCGTCAGCTGGAGGCGCCGCGGAAGAGGAAAGGTGCTCTGAATGAACGTGTGCTGACACAGGATGAGCTGCTCGCCGAGGCTAAACTCACTGCTGAGATCAACCTGCGATCACTGg AAAACTATGAGCGTTTAGAGGCTGATAAGAAGAAGCAGGTTCATAAGAAGAGACGCTTTGAAGGTCCAGCGATTCGCTATCATTCAGTGCTGATGCCGCTGGTCCCAGACGCAAACATGAAGGAGGAGAACGTGGATGTGGAAGG GCTTGACCAGGACACGCCCCAAGCCACGCCCACTTCCTCATCCTCTACACAGGGGGCGGGGTCTCTGTGCTCTCGCACGTACATCACCTTCAGCGACGATGAGGCGTTCACCTCCGCCTTCCCGCCGTCGGCTCGCTCTAGCCCCGCCCAGCCCGTTCAGGAGGTGTGTCCCGTTACCCATAAACCCGCGCTGTATCGTGACCCCGTGACGGACATCCCCTACGCCAACGCCAGAGCCTTCCGCATCATCCGTGAGGCCTACCAGAAATACATCGCGGCGCACGGTTTCCCCAACGCTTCTGGAAACTTCAGTGACGTCAGTGATTCGCCAGCAACCGCCACAAAGAGCACACGACCCAAAGCCGCCGTTAAACAGACCTTAGTCGCCACCTAG